In Paludibaculum fermentans, the genomic stretch GGACACCCGCCTCCGGGCGTCCAGAATCGAGCAGTACGGTGAATGTCGTGCCCGCGCAGTTGCCTCTCGGCCTGCGGGAAACAAAGAGAAGAGCGGCCGGCTCGCTCGTGAATCGGGGCACCGGGACGCGCAAAGACATAATCACTGACCCGCCACGGTGAACCCCATATCAGGCTCACCCGGGAGAACCGGCGTGGTCGCGGGATAGCTGTTGAGCCGTTATTCATGGGCACGAGTGAACGCTCGGCCCCTGATCCCTTGCCGCTCTAAGCGTTCCGCGTAGCCCGCCGAAATGTCCAAGAAATATGCGGAGGGATTTAATGTCCACTCGATTGTTGATGATCGCGTTGGTAACCGGGAGCTTGACCGGACCGGCGATGTTGGCCAGTCCGATTGCGGGTTTCCACCAGACAAACCTCGTATCGAACATCCCAGGCATGGCAGTGACCACCGATGCCAACCTGAAGAACCCCTGGGGCATTGCGATGAGCCCGGCGAGCCCCTTCTGGATTTCGGACAATGGCACCGGCCTATCCACGCTATACAACACCGCGGGCACCAAATTGGGCCTCGAGGTCACGATCCCCGGAAACGGCACGCCCACCGGGCAAGTTTTCAATGGGACGCCCGGAGCCTTCAACGGGGATGCGTTTATCTTCGCAACCGAAGATGGGAAGATCGCCGGCTGGCGAGGCGGGCTTGGCACAAATGCGGAAGTTCTGCAGGACTTCTCAGGACAGGGCGCCGAATTCAAAGGGCTGGCCATTGGCACGAACGGCGGTGTGGTGACGCTCTACGCAGCCGACTTTGCGAACGGAAAGATTGATGTCCTCACGGACGGCGGGGGCGTGCCGCCATCCGGAAACTTCACTGACCCGGGCCTCCCGTCGGGCTTCGCACCGTTCAACATCCAGAACCTTGGCGGAGCGCTATATGTGACCTACGCCAAAGTCGGAGTCGGCGGGGATGACGAGGCCGGTCCGGGCAACGGCTTCGTCTCGAAGTTCGACCTCAACGGGAACTTCATTCAACGCGTGATCACGCAAGGCGCCTTGAACTCTCCGTGGGGGCTCGCCATCGCGCCGGCTGGTTTCGGCAGCCTCGGCGGCAAACTGCTGGTGGGCAATTTCGGAGATGGAAAGATCAACGCGTTCGACCTCAACGGCACCCTGGTTGGCACGCTGGCCGACCTGGGAGGCAATCCCCTGGTGAACAGCGGCCTGTGGGGCCTGGCTTTCGGCAACGGGAAACAGGGCGGCAACGCCAACTCGCTCTACCTGACCGCCGGACTGAATGACGAAGCGGACGGCCTGTTCGCGCAGGTGGATTCGGTGCCGGAACCGGCCACTTACTCACTCATCGGAGCCGGGCTGGCGCTGTCCGCCCTTGCCCGGCGCATTCGCCGCACCCGGAGTGCCGCAGGCGCCTAACGCGGATTTCGAGACCGGAGGGGCTCCGTCCAAGCCGTCAAGGTGTCGATGGAGCCTCTTCTGCTTGGCCGCGGCAACTCGGTTTCCGCTGGCCCATCGTGGCTGGGCCGACCTACCGCCGGGCAAACTCGCCGTAGAGTTTCGCAATGTCGGGAGCGCCCTCATAGATGACGGCGCGGTAACGCATCACCAGCTTCTGCCCGGCCGGCAGGGTGTAGCCCCCGTCTGCATTCGGGTCCTTGGTGAAACTCTTCAGCGCGAACGGATTCGCCGCGTTCAGCCCATAGCCGCGCGCATGCCATCTGGTGGGATGACGCAGGTTCGACGGGTGGTCGAACAAAGCCACTCCGGCCTGCCCGCCGTCCACGGAAGCCGAATAGTCCACCCACAACGCAGGTTTGCCCCAGATCGCCTTGGTTCCGGTGAGACCGTTGGAATTGCGCAGTCGCGCGCCTTTGTCCTCACGAAACGACTCGTTCAGGCGGAACGCGAAGCCTCCGTCGTCGCTGTCTCCGAACACGAGCCCGACTCCGCAATCGGCGAGAATCGTGATCACCGCATCAATCGTGCGCAGGTTGCCCTTGTCCGCGAACCGGAACTCCTGGCGCATGGAACCGATAGCCTTCCCGTCCGGCGGCGTCATCGAGAGATCCACCACCACGCTGCCCTTGCCAAGGCGAGGTTGGGCTTTGTTGATCAGGCGGGCCGTCTTGTCCCTGCCCTGCTCGCGCCAGAAATCAGCTCCATTGATGCTGCCGTGGCCGTACCAGAATCCGCGGTGCCAGCCATGATCCTTGCTATCGCCCTCTCGCGGCTCCAAAGGCCACCCTCGCGAAAGCACCTTGCCGGAAACCGTCTTGATGGGATAGAGAAACGGCTTGTCGTAGGCCTCGCCCGAGTAGAAGCTGGCCGCGACCTGCGATCCCACCCGGATGGGCAGTGGAGCTTCTTCGGGGGCCATCAGTGTAGCGGCACAACCGAACAGGAAGTTTCTTCTATGCATGAGAGCCTTTCTCTACCGTTGCCTGCCGCGACGCCAGCCAGTGCCAGACCGTGCCCTGATCGCCCGCTAGTGTTGGCTGCTCCAGAAGGCTGGCGGCCAGGCCGGCAACAAAGAGAATGACGTTGCCCACGGCGCCAATCGTCAGGTCGTCGCCTGGATAGTTGAACGGAGCAAGATTCACCAGGGGAGCCGCGCCTTTTGTCAGCACAGCCCACACGGTGAATACCGAACTGCACACAATGCCCACCCAGGCGCTGCGGCGTGTCGCGCGGCGGCTGAGGAACGCCAGGAAGAATAGCCCCGCCAGGCCGCCGGAGGCGATGGCGGAAACCGCAAACCACATGGACAGCGCACTGCCCTTGGTCTGGACCAGGATGACCGCCGTGACGACGTTCAGGAGCCCCACCACCACCACCAGCAGGCGGGCCACCTTGAGCCGCTGCTTGTCCGTGGCGGCGGGCCGCGCGGCGCGGTAGAAATCTTCCACCAGGACCATGGACAGCGTGTTCAGGTCGCTGGCCAGCATGGTCATGGCGGCGCCGGTCAGCGCGGCCAGCAGCAGGCCCATCACTCCGGGCGGCAAATGCGCGCTGAGGAAATACGGGAACATCTGGTCGGCCTTCTGGATCGTCT encodes the following:
- a CDS encoding DUF6807 domain-containing protein, translating into MHRRNFLFGCAATLMAPEEAPLPIRVGSQVAASFYSGEAYDKPFLYPIKTVSGKVLSRGWPLEPREGDSKDHGWHRGFWYGHGSINGADFWREQGRDKTARLINKAQPRLGKGSVVVDLSMTPPDGKAIGSMRQEFRFADKGNLRTIDAVITILADCGVGLVFGDSDDGGFAFRLNESFREDKGARLRNSNGLTGTKAIWGKPALWVDYSASVDGGQAGVALFDHPSNLRHPTRWHARGYGLNAANPFALKSFTKDPNADGGYTLPAGQKLVMRYRAVIYEGAPDIAKLYGEFARR
- a CDS encoding TIGR03118 family protein, which translates into the protein MSTRLLMIALVTGSLTGPAMLASPIAGFHQTNLVSNIPGMAVTTDANLKNPWGIAMSPASPFWISDNGTGLSTLYNTAGTKLGLEVTIPGNGTPTGQVFNGTPGAFNGDAFIFATEDGKIAGWRGGLGTNAEVLQDFSGQGAEFKGLAIGTNGGVVTLYAADFANGKIDVLTDGGGVPPSGNFTDPGLPSGFAPFNIQNLGGALYVTYAKVGVGGDDEAGPGNGFVSKFDLNGNFIQRVITQGALNSPWGLAIAPAGFGSLGGKLLVGNFGDGKINAFDLNGTLVGTLADLGGNPLVNSGLWGLAFGNGKQGGNANSLYLTAGLNDEADGLFAQVDSVPEPATYSLIGAGLALSALARRIRRTRSAAGA